A genomic window from Sporosarcina sp. Marseille-Q4063 includes:
- a CDS encoding zinc ribbon domain-containing protein yields MNRFCLECGAKAQPSDLVCTECGTKFVEQEQVQPDIIVKNNKTPMTKKNKVIALLAVLFISVLVGLYLFGNSYASAENTLKRFHKVVVGKDSKAIKKLVEFEDGAELSKGDVKAIIAFGDKEPKKFTKSIGSWGDVSDSFLFAIKQSGKVFGLFDGYKIIVPNQYVSVPFQYEELEYTLNGAKLKMAIEDGRAVIGPVAPGIYELNAEYKGEYAEFIQTKQIELLEPYGEVVFAELDFDISDVTFRLNFSYGVDPSKTRILIGAKELAFDQEGTIESAGPFPLDGSVKVKAISEFPWGVVETEDIIVDESYISINIHGLNHDVEKEIVDTVLAYGEQYIASRATANSNDVTTVTNEWKKVMQESYDYESENKGYFSGQLDEIQVDLERAQVLEDVDTFRVTVPVSFSLQGALNQNGKGAKLSAEVESCLIEIVYVEDEWKVAKCELDWFSEEAGGTIVEASKTLHKASKEEAVNLETSMWGGYWQVEDKQINGNLAIYDETEEGFYFDIHVASGHVGDMQNVYALKDGNVAKSIKDEYGCVITLTKNDGEISTEEGPDCWAWHGAGINFDHTFKFVEGGLVQFAIDEAFLDIIKQGFLVKGTYPLGTKLKTIINEKGAYNQVENLQGATYHFYGNGIGYGTFIYDEVDEEDVISIMVGSAHDYTRGELVTYLGEPSFEFEDASEGYGLIIGYAFENGFELQFRYVMNSDRLGVVVLTDKGD; encoded by the coding sequence TAGTGGGGCTTTATTTATTCGGAAATTCATATGCGTCTGCTGAAAATACATTGAAACGATTTCATAAAGTGGTAGTTGGTAAGGATAGCAAAGCCATTAAAAAGCTTGTTGAATTCGAGGATGGTGCTGAACTTTCGAAAGGAGATGTTAAGGCAATTATTGCATTTGGTGATAAAGAGCCTAAGAAATTCACGAAATCGATTGGATCGTGGGGAGACGTATCTGATTCATTTTTATTCGCAATAAAACAGTCTGGAAAGGTATTCGGCCTATTTGATGGATATAAGATCATCGTTCCGAATCAGTATGTTTCGGTTCCGTTTCAATACGAGGAACTTGAGTATACGTTGAACGGAGCAAAGTTGAAAATGGCAATAGAAGATGGAAGAGCAGTCATCGGTCCAGTTGCGCCGGGCATTTATGAGTTGAACGCTGAATACAAGGGAGAATATGCGGAATTCATCCAAACAAAGCAGATTGAATTACTTGAACCTTATGGTGAAGTGGTATTTGCGGAATTGGATTTTGATATTAGCGATGTCACGTTCCGATTGAATTTCTCTTATGGGGTTGATCCTAGTAAAACGAGGATTTTAATAGGTGCTAAGGAACTCGCATTTGACCAAGAGGGAACAATTGAATCGGCGGGCCCTTTTCCTTTAGATGGAAGCGTCAAAGTAAAAGCTATTAGTGAGTTCCCGTGGGGAGTAGTTGAAACAGAGGACATTATAGTAGATGAAAGTTATATTTCTATAAATATTCATGGTCTTAATCATGATGTTGAAAAGGAGATTGTTGATACTGTACTCGCTTATGGCGAACAATATATTGCTTCGCGGGCGACAGCAAATTCAAATGATGTGACCACAGTAACGAATGAATGGAAAAAAGTGATGCAAGAAAGTTATGATTATGAAAGTGAAAATAAAGGATATTTTTCCGGACAATTAGATGAAATACAAGTAGATTTAGAGCGTGCTCAGGTGTTGGAAGACGTTGATACCTTCAGGGTTACCGTTCCAGTTTCATTTTCATTGCAGGGAGCGCTTAACCAAAATGGGAAAGGTGCGAAACTCTCCGCGGAAGTCGAATCTTGTTTAATTGAAATCGTCTATGTTGAGGATGAATGGAAGGTTGCTAAATGTGAACTCGACTGGTTTAGCGAGGAAGCTGGTGGAACGATCGTAGAAGCTTCAAAAACGCTGCATAAAGCAAGCAAAGAAGAGGCCGTGAATTTAGAAACTTCCATGTGGGGCGGTTATTGGCAAGTAGAAGATAAACAAATAAATGGCAATCTGGCAATTTATGATGAAACAGAGGAAGGCTTTTATTTCGACATCCATGTAGCCTCAGGGCATGTAGGCGACATGCAAAATGTGTACGCATTAAAGGATGGAAATGTGGCTAAATCAATTAAAGACGAGTATGGCTGTGTGATTACTCTAACCAAAAATGATGGGGAAATTTCTACTGAAGAAGGTCCTGATTGCTGGGCATGGCACGGAGCGGGTATCAATTTCGACCACACTTTTAAGTTTGTGGAAGGCGGTTTAGTCCAATTCGCCATTGATGAAGCGTTTTTGGATATCATAAAACAAGGTTTTTTGGTTAAAGGGACTTATCCCCTGGGAACAAAACTTAAAACAATTATCAATGAAAAAGGTGCATATAATCAAGTTGAAAATCTTCAAGGGGCAACATATCACTTTTATGGGAATGGAATTGGTTACGGAACCTTCATATATGATGAGGTAGATGAGGAGGACGTAATATCAATAATGGTTGGCAGCGCACATGATTATACGCGCGGAGAATTGGTCACCTATTTGGGTGAACCTTCCTTTGAATTTGAAGATGCAAGCGAGGGTTATGGTTTAATTATTGGTTATGCTTTTGAAAATGGATTTGAGCTTCAATTCCGATATGTAATGAACAGCGACAGGCTTGGTGTTGTTGTGTTGACTGATAAGGGGGATTGA